One Polyangiaceae bacterium DNA segment encodes these proteins:
- a CDS encoding TetR/AcrR family transcriptional regulator encodes MLLNVSYDLHWRNLPSRPEAHDMAKKKLTARKRPRQERSVATVEAILQAATYILTTRGWNAFTTNTVAKKAGVNISSLYQYFPNKEAIVAELQRRHAQEMRQRWPEPSPSSSLEENVRLVLEAVVSEHRVNPALHRVFADELPRSLRQGALPREAEARWAETVAPLMKVPDPELARFIVSVAGHAIIHEAATDRPELLNHPLFVPELVRLLTSYLSGR; translated from the coding sequence ATGCTCCTAAATGTAAGCTACGACTTGCATTGGCGAAACTTGCCTTCCCGTCCCGAGGCTCACGACATGGCCAAGAAGAAGCTCACCGCTAGAAAAAGGCCCCGCCAGGAACGCTCCGTCGCGACGGTCGAGGCAATCTTGCAAGCCGCTACTTACATTCTGACCACGCGAGGGTGGAATGCGTTCACGACGAACACCGTGGCCAAAAAGGCTGGGGTGAACATTTCGTCCCTGTACCAGTACTTCCCCAACAAGGAGGCCATCGTTGCTGAGCTCCAGCGGCGCCACGCGCAAGAGATGCGGCAGCGTTGGCCGGAGCCGTCGCCATCGTCATCGTTGGAGGAAAACGTGCGACTCGTGCTTGAAGCCGTGGTGAGTGAGCACCGTGTCAATCCGGCGCTGCACCGGGTCTTCGCCGATGAATTGCCGCGTTCACTTCGACAGGGAGCGCTGCCCCGGGAGGCCGAGGCCCGCTGGGCGGAGACCGTCGCTCCCCTCATGAAGGTCCCAGATCCAGAGCTGGCGAGGTTCATCGTGAGTGTGGCGGGGCATGCGATCATCCACGAAGCCGCAACGGATCGTCCCGAACTGCTCAACCATCCCCTCTTCGTCCCGGAGTTGGTACGACTCCTCACCTCGTACCTCTCTGGGCGCTGA
- a CDS encoding NAD(P)H-dependent oxidoreductase codes for MNVAIVFNHPYEGSYCNAMLQAATRGLLRAGHQVDLIHLDQDGFNPVMTAADLRAFRAKEPVDPQVIAYRDRLSRADHLVFIFPIWWELMPALTKGFIDKVVFPGVAYDYTNPQNTRMRPLWSRLKGVTVMTTMNTPGWLYSLLFGNAIKKALLLGTFWKTGYRNLKWLSFNRVKEVPKMKREQWLQQIEQRFAMLAA; via the coding sequence ATGAACGTCGCAATTGTCTTCAACCACCCATACGAGGGCAGCTACTGCAACGCGATGCTGCAAGCGGCTACTCGTGGACTTCTCCGTGCTGGCCATCAGGTCGACCTGATCCATCTCGATCAAGATGGCTTCAACCCCGTGATGACCGCCGCAGATCTCAGGGCCTTCCGCGCGAAGGAGCCCGTCGATCCCCAGGTCATCGCGTACAGAGATCGGCTGAGCCGCGCAGACCATTTGGTCTTCATCTTCCCGATCTGGTGGGAGCTCATGCCTGCGCTCACCAAGGGGTTCATCGACAAGGTCGTGTTCCCTGGCGTCGCGTATGACTACACGAACCCACAGAACACCCGCATGCGGCCGCTGTGGAGCAGGCTGAAGGGCGTGACGGTCATGACGACGATGAACACGCCTGGCTGGCTGTATTCGTTGCTCTTTGGCAACGCCATCAAAAAGGCGCTCCTCCTCGGGACGTTCTGGAAGACGGGCTACCGCAATCTGAAGTGGCTCAGCTTCAACCGAGTGAAGGAGGTGCCAAAGATGAAGCGTGAACAGTGGCTGCAGCAGATCGAGCAACGGTTCGCCATGCTCGCGGCGTAG
- a CDS encoding GNAT family N-acetyltransferase — protein MDQDQPPQLENADVSTAREERRADVQRRIDEVAGVLAETLLGMWRAKHRAERRGEPWPPPEPPKKPEPRNSVLSDEPKALRRAFRDLAPGDEPTANVLLQATWFPVLELWLEPAGGKRTRAVLEYGRVVMGVVVLDEYGDAAVLRALAVRSTHRRQGHGRSLVEFIVRHAYQAGVGRMYTASGTPWFAEEVGFEVRQRELLPEDARRLPGIIDAPRNAFVFELTPTMSGRRAARRSVPRSANDALATEPRRPRRRRSSQI, from the coding sequence ATGGACCAGGACCAGCCCCCGCAGCTCGAAAACGCCGACGTGAGCACCGCGCGCGAGGAACGACGCGCCGACGTGCAGCGTCGCATCGACGAGGTGGCCGGCGTGCTCGCCGAGACCCTGCTCGGCATGTGGCGCGCAAAGCACCGCGCCGAGCGCCGTGGGGAGCCCTGGCCGCCACCGGAGCCGCCGAAGAAGCCGGAGCCGCGCAACTCGGTCCTGAGCGACGAGCCGAAGGCGCTGCGGCGCGCGTTTCGCGACCTCGCGCCCGGCGACGAGCCGACCGCCAACGTGCTGCTGCAGGCGACGTGGTTCCCGGTGCTGGAGCTGTGGCTGGAGCCTGCGGGCGGGAAGCGCACGCGCGCCGTCCTCGAGTACGGGCGCGTCGTCATGGGCGTCGTGGTGCTCGACGAGTACGGCGACGCGGCGGTGCTGCGAGCGCTCGCAGTCCGGTCGACGCATCGGAGGCAGGGCCACGGTCGCTCGCTCGTCGAGTTCATCGTCCGGCACGCGTACCAGGCCGGCGTCGGCCGCATGTACACCGCCAGCGGGACGCCCTGGTTCGCCGAGGAGGTCGGCTTCGAGGTCCGCCAGCGCGAGCTGCTGCCCGAGGACGCGCGTCGCCTCCCCGGCATCATCGACGCACCTCGCAACGCGTTCGTGTTCGAGCTGACGCCGACCATGAGCGGGCGGCGCGCCGCACGACGGAGCGTGCCGCGCTCTGCAAACGACGCGCTCGCGACCGAACCTCGTCGTCCCCGACGCCGACGTTCGAGCCAGATTTGA
- a CDS encoding recombinase family protein, which yields MISKSQSAEILRLYHAEKWKVGTIARQLHVHHGTVRRVLRRAGVTLPSGRLKPSITDPYVPLIIETLAKYPGVPITQETDDGPTKTMMEAIFAAFDQYESDMNAYRTMAAMRQNAEDGYFNGSKAPFGFEVVKVDRGKNKRGKLVPSPEEIPTYNEALRIYVEGSGAKATARELNRRGLRHRGRRWRKDHILRLIDEDAAIGTYYWGKTDSRTGKRRDRGEWVPIDVEPIIDHGLFDLARRLRQERDPENSPGKTTSSPLLLSRLVQCGKCGSTYTLETSGKRRPITQDQYRYYNCRAFLREGKESCSGNRICVEVLERLVLDNIAEALFTPERCGTILEQLSEEAEDYKQRTRKRRKLLNRQVADITERIKRWESAFEEGVEELDVVLPRLRELRDKRGQLEREVADLVAAPQPPAPSLEAPETIRRFRDFLADVLIAADTHVTKSYLRFLVEKVEVHEAAINIVPRDSSAAALMASEKVSPGAERLLEGTVLTPGDGWLRVRRSLRTLSVNAFGTDSYLRTDPRRRSRCDSENLRRERWDRFAASHRPIVSPSPRGRVPSGHVERKRGVPAPAGL from the coding sequence GTGATCAGCAAGTCGCAGAGCGCCGAGATTCTGAGGCTGTACCACGCAGAGAAGTGGAAGGTCGGCACGATCGCCCGACAGCTCCACGTCCATCACGGCACTGTACGTCGGGTGCTGCGGCGTGCCGGTGTCACTCTGCCATCGGGTCGCCTGAAACCGTCGATCACCGATCCGTACGTCCCGCTAATCATCGAAACGTTGGCGAAGTACCCAGGAGTGCCCATCACCCAGGAGACAGACGACGGACCCACAAAGACGATGATGGAGGCCATCTTCGCCGCGTTCGACCAGTATGAGTCTGACATGAACGCATACCGCACAATGGCGGCGATGCGGCAGAACGCCGAGGATGGCTACTTCAACGGATCGAAGGCGCCCTTTGGCTTCGAGGTCGTGAAGGTGGACCGCGGGAAGAACAAGCGGGGCAAGCTGGTGCCCAGCCCCGAGGAGATCCCCACCTACAACGAGGCCCTCCGCATCTACGTCGAAGGGTCCGGTGCGAAGGCCACGGCCCGCGAGTTGAACCGGCGCGGTCTCCGTCACCGAGGCCGCCGCTGGCGCAAGGATCACATCTTGAGACTCATCGACGAGGACGCTGCCATCGGCACCTACTACTGGGGCAAGACGGACAGCCGGACCGGCAAGCGGAGGGATCGCGGCGAGTGGGTGCCAATCGACGTGGAGCCCATCATCGACCACGGGCTCTTCGACCTGGCCAGGCGGCTGCGGCAAGAACGCGACCCCGAGAACTCACCGGGGAAGACGACCTCAAGCCCACTCCTGCTGTCACGGCTCGTCCAGTGCGGGAAGTGCGGCAGCACCTACACGCTGGAGACCAGCGGCAAGCGGCGGCCCATCACGCAGGACCAGTACAGGTACTACAACTGCCGGGCCTTCCTCCGTGAGGGGAAGGAGTCGTGTTCGGGCAACCGCATCTGCGTCGAGGTGCTCGAACGTCTCGTGCTCGACAACATTGCCGAGGCGCTCTTCACCCCGGAGCGGTGCGGCACGATCCTGGAGCAGCTCTCCGAGGAAGCGGAGGACTACAAGCAGCGGACGCGGAAGCGGCGCAAGCTGCTCAACCGCCAGGTGGCGGACATCACCGAGCGCATCAAGCGCTGGGAGAGTGCCTTCGAGGAAGGCGTCGAGGAGCTGGATGTCGTCCTCCCCCGTCTCCGCGAGCTACGGGACAAACGGGGCCAGCTCGAACGTGAGGTCGCCGATCTTGTTGCGGCACCCCAGCCGCCTGCCCCGAGCTTGGAGGCGCCCGAGACGATCCGCCGCTTCCGGGACTTCCTGGCCGACGTGCTCATCGCGGCCGACACCCACGTGACGAAGAGCTACCTCCGCTTCCTCGTCGAGAAGGTCGAGGTCCACGAGGCCGCCATCAACATCGTCCCTCGGGACAGCTCGGCTGCGGCCCTCATGGCCTCAGAAAAAGTTTCGCCAGGAGCAGAGCGTCTACTGGAAGGGACGGTTCTTACTCCCGGCGATGGTTGGCTCCGTGTGCGGCGCAGCCTGCGAACGCTCTCGGTAAACGCATTTGGGACAGATTCATACCTTCGCACTGACCCACGCAGACGCTCGCGTTGCGACTCCGAGAACTTGCGCCGAGAGCGCTGGGACAGATTCGCCGCTTCGCACCGTCCCATCGTGAGTCCGTCGCCTCGGGGCCGAGTGCCCTCGGGCCACGTTGAGCGAAAGCGAGGCGTCCCGGCTCCCGCTGGACTGTAG
- a CDS encoding Piwi domain-containing protein, with protein MAALRTNFFLVDVDDAMVDVGTIAPYDEERRNALEEAYGTEYVFKRRGDALEVVKLVAEATALDGVSFEQRSARRLGKLLNVLVERAVEKHLASPRVSFVRRRPLKLVSLEPKNDIAHGLFGQRTQGRLPLHVRRGFSLEARTVYRKQGPRTALVIDAVTHADLDGTCADLIDDDFDLRGLYVLSLDQADLKYGRPTLVGQVQRVDGSTIYLGGDKRGDRVQYDASSLALELGPAALPRLAAHYAGPDAHEALWDERNNLATGSQRWERITGFAEHVGRGSFEISPGVRARVSGSVAASDLGQSNAALPRYVLGGGRVGDKTASVFSSGPQHVPPGASKSVRACIIGERARRSEVETFLNALTDGHGAHRALKQTWKLGDLTFTRFEAEGPTAADYEKACRAAIDEGSAWQLALVQVPSGTSELVGDQNPYLVTKAKFLGRNVPVQEFRVETMQKPKDQLQWALGGIGLQVFAKLGGVPWLLQTKTKEHELVLGLGSANLGTGKFGDRERVVGLTTAFSGDGRYWLTETSKTVKYEDHEDAVIDSAVSAFKRVRTDMAWRAGDPVRVVIHSFKDFRDKHVEALKKAVLDVAGSEFKVDFAFVHIVEKHPLLVFDPGEKQRVPPRGVVVRLGNSEALVTVQGPTEVRREFSGFPRPVCVKIHRSSTFTDLEYLSWQALAFSALSWRNFPPTTAPVTVQYAKWIADLLGRLGTVSKWDPDVLRGGAGTSRWFL; from the coding sequence TTGGCGGCGCTGAGGACCAACTTCTTCCTCGTGGACGTCGACGATGCGATGGTCGACGTGGGCACCATCGCGCCCTACGACGAGGAGCGCCGAAACGCGCTCGAGGAAGCCTACGGCACTGAGTACGTCTTCAAACGCCGAGGAGATGCTCTCGAGGTCGTGAAGCTCGTCGCCGAAGCGACCGCGCTGGATGGTGTCTCGTTCGAGCAGCGATCCGCACGCCGCCTGGGCAAGTTGCTCAACGTGCTCGTCGAGCGAGCCGTCGAGAAGCACCTCGCAAGCCCGAGGGTTTCCTTCGTGCGCCGTCGCCCGCTGAAGCTCGTCTCCCTTGAGCCCAAGAACGACATCGCGCACGGCCTGTTCGGCCAACGCACGCAGGGGCGCTTGCCGCTGCACGTGCGGCGAGGCTTCAGCCTGGAGGCGAGAACGGTCTATCGAAAGCAGGGACCGCGAACCGCACTCGTGATCGACGCCGTCACGCACGCCGATCTCGACGGCACCTGCGCGGACCTCATCGACGACGACTTCGACCTTCGAGGGCTGTACGTCCTCAGCCTCGACCAAGCCGATTTGAAGTACGGGCGGCCCACGTTGGTTGGGCAGGTGCAGCGGGTGGACGGCTCGACCATTTACCTTGGCGGCGACAAGCGCGGAGACCGCGTGCAGTACGACGCCTCCTCGTTGGCTCTCGAGCTTGGGCCGGCCGCTCTACCTCGACTCGCAGCTCACTACGCCGGACCGGATGCACACGAGGCTCTGTGGGATGAGCGGAACAACCTTGCGACCGGCAGTCAGCGCTGGGAGCGGATTACGGGCTTTGCGGAGCACGTCGGACGGGGCTCGTTCGAAATCAGCCCCGGCGTGAGGGCTCGCGTGTCTGGGTCTGTCGCAGCCTCCGACCTCGGCCAGTCGAACGCAGCGCTGCCACGGTACGTGCTCGGTGGTGGACGAGTTGGGGACAAGACGGCGAGCGTCTTCTCGAGCGGCCCGCAACACGTCCCGCCGGGCGCGAGCAAGAGCGTACGCGCGTGCATCATCGGCGAGCGTGCACGACGCAGCGAGGTAGAGACGTTCCTCAATGCGCTGACCGATGGGCATGGTGCACATCGCGCGTTGAAGCAGACCTGGAAGCTCGGCGACCTGACCTTCACGCGCTTCGAAGCCGAGGGGCCGACGGCGGCCGACTACGAGAAGGCGTGCAGGGCGGCCATTGACGAAGGGTCGGCGTGGCAGCTCGCGCTTGTCCAGGTGCCGAGCGGCACCTCGGAGCTGGTCGGGGACCAGAACCCGTACCTGGTCACGAAGGCGAAGTTCCTCGGTCGCAACGTGCCCGTGCAGGAGTTCCGCGTCGAGACCATGCAGAAGCCCAAGGATCAGCTCCAGTGGGCGCTCGGTGGCATCGGCCTCCAGGTCTTCGCCAAACTGGGCGGCGTGCCGTGGCTGCTCCAGACGAAGACCAAGGAGCACGAGCTCGTGCTGGGCCTGGGAAGCGCCAACCTCGGGACGGGCAAGTTCGGTGATCGTGAGCGGGTCGTTGGCCTGACGACGGCCTTCAGCGGCGACGGTCGGTACTGGCTCACGGAGACGTCGAAGACGGTCAAGTACGAGGATCACGAGGACGCAGTCATCGACAGCGCGGTCAGCGCGTTCAAGCGAGTGCGCACCGACATGGCATGGCGCGCGGGGGATCCTGTTCGCGTCGTCATCCACAGCTTCAAGGACTTCCGCGACAAGCATGTCGAGGCGCTGAAGAAGGCGGTGTTGGACGTCGCTGGCAGCGAGTTCAAAGTCGACTTCGCCTTCGTTCACATCGTCGAGAAGCATCCGCTCCTTGTGTTCGACCCGGGCGAGAAGCAGCGGGTGCCACCGCGTGGCGTCGTCGTGCGGCTCGGGAACTCGGAGGCGCTCGTTACGGTGCAGGGGCCGACCGAGGTTCGGCGCGAGTTCAGCGGCTTCCCTCGGCCGGTCTGCGTGAAGATACATCGCTCCTCGACCTTCACGGACCTCGAGTACTTGAGCTGGCAGGCGCTCGCGTTCTCGGCGCTCTCGTGGCGCAACTTCCCGCCGACGACAGCGCCGGTGACCGTCCAGTACGCGAAGTGGATCGCCGATCTGCTCGGGCGCCTCGGCACCGTGAGCAAATGGGACCCGGACGTTCTTCGCGGGGGAGCCGGCACGTCGAGGTGGTTCCTGTGA
- a CDS encoding SDR family NAD(P)-dependent oxidoreductase, which translates to MTRITLLSLQFVGAALLVAATVAVVRWLWQYIWLTRGWHQPRLAERYGAGSWVLITGASDGLGKAFAQQFAKHGFKLLLVSRTQEKLSRLKTELESLGGEVRTLCADLSDSSDETYSRVADAARSVDLSVVVNCVGATIHRRYAEVPSATLRRLLAINVSTTSLLTHATLPMLLGHSEATGRRCALINVGSLVGRFAWPGTQLYGACKAFIDHLTVPLAFEYRPHLDVLAFQPTVMATAMASGTEPAAITISPEAAARAALAQLGHCVASHGHWRHGLLAAFFSVLPTGRRNRILMATALKMAAAERAKEH; encoded by the coding sequence ATGACACGCATAACTCTCCTCTCGCTTCAATTTGTCGGCGCAGCGCTCCTCGTGGCCGCCACGGTGGCCGTCGTTCGGTGGCTTTGGCAGTACATCTGGCTGACGCGTGGGTGGCACCAACCTCGTCTGGCGGAGCGCTACGGCGCCGGGAGCTGGGTGCTCATCACGGGGGCGAGCGACGGTCTCGGCAAAGCGTTCGCACAGCAATTCGCGAAGCATGGCTTCAAACTGCTGCTTGTCTCGCGCACCCAAGAGAAGCTGAGTCGGCTGAAGACGGAGCTCGAGTCCCTAGGTGGCGAGGTCCGCACGTTGTGCGCCGACCTCTCGGACTCGTCGGATGAGACGTACTCGCGAGTCGCTGACGCGGCGCGCTCCGTTGACCTCTCTGTCGTCGTCAACTGTGTCGGGGCCACCATCCACCGCCGCTATGCCGAGGTCCCCTCGGCTACGCTTCGTCGTCTCCTCGCCATCAACGTGAGCACCACGTCGCTTCTCACCCACGCAACGCTTCCCATGCTGCTTGGCCACTCCGAGGCGACCGGGCGCCGTTGTGCATTGATCAACGTCGGGTCCCTTGTCGGCCGTTTCGCTTGGCCAGGAACGCAGCTCTACGGCGCCTGCAAGGCCTTCATCGACCATCTGACCGTACCGCTCGCTTTCGAGTACCGGCCCCACTTGGACGTTCTGGCGTTCCAGCCCACAGTGATGGCCACGGCGATGGCCTCCGGCACCGAGCCAGCGGCCATCACCATCTCTCCAGAAGCGGCCGCGCGTGCAGCCCTGGCTCAACTGGGTCACTGCGTCGCGTCCCACGGGCACTGGCGCCACGGCCTGCTCGCCGCCTTCTTCTCCGTGCTGCCGACGGGACGCCGCAATCGCATCCTCATGGCGACGGCGTTGAAGATGGCGGCAGCAGAGAGAGCGAAGGAGCATTGA